The DNA window CGAGGAACATAAAGCTACTCCAATTCAGTTTTTATCTTTACCATATCACAATCAAATCGTACCAGTGTTGCCGATTTGAATGGATATGGCCTATGGACCTCTACAGTGCTAACAAAATGCTCAGAGACAGCAGTCTTGTACAATTGCCTCATCTAAGAAATTTGACTTACACTCTCAAGAAGTCCATTACATCAGGAGACAGAGGGGAAGCACCGGATCCCAGAATACGTACTCGACCTCCAagcttttcctttattttattgaAGACCAATTTGTCCCAAATTGGTGACGCATTCCTTCCTGGAACAATTGTAGGAAGCACAAGCAATTGGATTGCTAAACATGAGGCGATCATACTGATAGAATTTACTGTTTTATGCTTCACATTCTCTCATTATAACTCAATATACATGCTCTTTGATCATCAATATGATGTACCAGAAATTATTGAGAAAATTTACATTATAATAAAAAAGGAAAGTTCAATTATTAGCTTGGATACCATTCATGATGGCTTGCCTCTTGGAATTATAGGCAGCTCTAAATAGCCTCTCCTTTAAAGCACCAGAAGTGCTGACAGCATTGGTGATTCTGTGCAGCGAAATGATTTAAATAAGAATTGATAAACAAAAAATttgtaatccatttattttccaaaatcaacCACTATCATACCCAGCATAGATTCGATTATATAATCGAGGCACACTGCAAAATATAGTTGGTCTAAGAGCAGCTAAATCATCCATCAGTTTCAAATTGTCCTGCAAACAAGAGGGGCATAGACTTCATAAAACTTGTATGAAGACCAAACCAGATTTTGAGCAATACAGAATTGGGAAGAAAATTATATCTGTTTTACCCTGGACCAAAGTTTTGAATTGGACACCAACGAAAATACACCCCCCAccccccaaaaagaaaaaagaaacaaacaaacagaCAGCTGCCTATCTTAATTTTTAAGTTCATTGATCGGAAATTGCAGATCTAAACTTTTATCCCATTATCTGCTATTTATGAATGATgcaaaattgaaaaggaaagaatcATTACGGTTTACAAGTAAAgataatataataacaatgtcACATACCCCCTGGTAGAAGCCAACCCCAACGCCATTGTTGCAACAGATGACTTGGTTTGACCGTTCATAAATGTGCGCCAAAGGAAGATAGGATATGTAACTATAAAATGAGAACATTAATTAATAGAGAAACAATAAGCAATATatcttaacaaaaaaaaaattgtaagtttACATTATATCAGGTGATAAATTGAACACTGAACTCACACGTCTGAGGAATAGAATTTCACTTTTCGGCAGAAAGCAGAAGCATTTGCAATTAAATTTCCATGTGTCAAGACAACTCCCTTTGCAGAGAAAACAAGCAGTATATGTTAGGCAGCAAAGAAAGTGAAGGCCTGCAAGGGAAACTAGCAGGAGAAGCCCAACATCAAAGTTATCATAAGAATCTTACCTTTGGTGTCCCTGTAGTACCACTGGTGTAGCATATTGTCGCAACATCATCAGGCTTAGGAGGGCAAAATGGCTGCAGGTTTCTGCGGCCCTAAAAGAAAATCATTTAGAATAAGTTGATGTAAACTAGAAGCCAACTTAAATAGGCAGATCTGCAATTTTGGTCGCATTTCAGTTAGATGACTTGATTAACTAATTATAGATCCTGTGCTATAATATAACCACTTAGTCAGCAATCAGGTAAAGTGTTTACAGCAATCAACATTCCAAATAATTTGAGGAAAAAATATAAGTTCTGAAAAACAACTTGATTTTATTATCAGCAGTCATACAACAACATAAAGCATGTGTAGCAACATAAAATATAAGCAGTATATTGCAGATAGAACGATTGAACTTAAAAAATCACAAAGAACTATTTTTATACCTGACCAAGTAATTTTAAATACGATACGAACTTCACACCAGGTGTTGAGGGGAGTGAAGGTAAGTGTTCATCAGCTCCTCCCACCACCTGCATAATAAAAAGTGCCAAGAGAAAAAACATGCTTAGTGGGAATAAACACCTGACATATAGTTTTGTTATGATTCTATAATGAGATTCTATAAGTACATACCACTATGAGACGTACAGATGGAATAGAAGATATGAAACTCAACAGCTGCAATTATAAGACAAAACGAGATAAGCAGTATATTTTAAATCAGAAGTTAATGCAATAAGTTTTACAAGGTTTTATAGAAAGTTGAAAACTAGTATGGTGCAAAACATAGGTCCACAACTTTATGGCACTAAAAAAAGCAACTCACCGTATTTAAAGTTTCTGGGACACAAAAAATAGCTTTAATGCCGGAATGGTTTACAACAAACTTAACTGCATCAGGACCTGGAAAAGAGCAGACACTGTTAGAATTGGGCTACAAagaattaagagaaattaattaTCCAGTCAAAAGCATACCTAGAGTATCGTATAAAGGAACTGAAATATACGAATATGCTGAACAAGCATGATCAACCACCAGCCACTCGGGTCGGTTTATAAAATAAAGTCCAACACAAGCTCCCTGTTCCAGAACCACAAAAAGTCAAAAATGACTTAACAATATCAATAATTAAACATCAGAACAGCAGGAAATTCTATGTGTAGGGAGCTAATATGTTCCGTGTAAATCCACAGCTGGATAAAGATGGACTGTAAAACAAGGGAAACAAGTTCTTCGAAGCAACTTACTTGTTCTAACCCATAATACCTAAGACCAGAACCTATAGCCTCCCGAGCTGTAGCCGCTTCTCCAAATGTCATCCACTTATACCTTCATATGAAAAGCATAATTAACAGAATCACACAATTAAAATCCCCGTATTAATCCtgaataaaattgaattttaaactttttaaaacaaaatacttatatAACTCACTCCCCAACTGTTCCATCCACCCGAATCCGCGTTCCCAAGTACTTGTAATCTCTAAATGTCTCCACAGCATGTCTAAGTAACAGAACATTGGAAAACATATAATAAGTGTATTGTACTTTATAACTAAAAGGAGAAATCACAAGAAAAAAAACTCTCACACAAAGTTTTCATGCAGCGTCCCGATTTCAGGATGATCGTCAAACCGACTCAAAAGCTTCATCGGAGACCGAGCTGATCTGCGGAAGCaaattcaacatttaaaaaaaaaacttcaaaaagaaaatgagcaGCAGAGTGTAGCAAGAAACAGAGACCTGTAAACATTCCATTTTCCAGTTTGCAATTTCTCAGGAAGAATCACACTGTACTGTTGATCTACAAAAACAATTATAAGccaaaaaaaaatgagaaaacaaAGATTAAAGTGATAAAAGAGAATAAGATTAATTAACTCATATAACATGATGATCAAATCAAACTAAGCCATCAACCAAAAAATTTCTCAATATTTGACttgaaaatacataaaataagaAGAATAAGATTAATCAACGTATATACGTCAAGAATAAGATTAATGAACTCATATACTATGATGATCAAATCAAAAACTTCAATTTTCTGCCTATTTAACaacgaaattcaaaaaaagaaaaaagaaaaaatcaaatcaGTAACTGTACGTGCgaacgaaagaaagaaaaagattaatCAAGACGCTACGATGATCAAATCAAAATAAGCAACCAATCAATCAATACACAAACACATAAAAACACTTCCATttccttaatatatatataacttcggaatacataaaaaaaaacgaATGATCACGTCGTCAACTTCACTTAATGTACGATCATGTATAAGTTCAGTGACTTGCAGAGTACCTACCAACAAAGAACGGTGGAGATGAAGAGGAGGAGGTAACATTACGTCCGATCAAGGATTCATCCTCGGCGGCGGATACGGCGGAGGGGAGGAGGTGAGATTGGATAGCGTTGAGGCGGCGTTGAGCTGGAGATTCCATTTTTCACGGCGGTTTCTTTTTCAGCggcaaaatgaaataaaaaagaaaatgtaaagtCGGTAACGTAACGAGAGAGGCAAAAGTTTGCAAAAATAATTGtactttgttttttgtttttggggGTTTTTAAGTAattggaaaaatatataaatattcagaAAGAAAAAACCCGGATAGGCACACTTTTCAAGACAAGATGGCTGATGATGACGTGTCTCTTAAATCCTACGTTAAAGGataacttttttttcttcctttattCTTTcactattttgaaatttattactttaaaaatagTGAGCGTTTCAAAGCAGGTAGTGGATGATGCTAACGTGATCATTGCGTGTACCGTGCACGTTAGAAATTATAATATTGTATGGACTTTAGGGTTTGAATTATAATTTGGGTTGTACTTACCTAGTCGCCAAAAAATTAGTTAAACACTTTTTTCGCTTTAATTTCCCgtgatattttcttttaaaaatatttcatattgATCTTTGatggacaaaaaaaaaatattttcgttCAATAAAATTATTGGTAGAACCTGTTTTATATTAATTGAGTCAATCCAATGAATAGGTCATATAAGGCTAGCCTACATATGCTTATCACTATAGTATACCTAATTACTTAATTCTCAACCATAAATTAACATGTGGCATCTTAAGATTCAAGAAATCCATAAGTTAAGACCTTAATTACTTATATTCAAGTTTGAGATTTGCCTATTCGGTAGCAGTGGCACGTGATGAGCATGATAGAAAGATGTAGGGAATTGGAAAAAAAACATTGGTAGATGTAGTGTACAGTAAATTAAGCTTTGGGCTATTTATGATGGTCGTCAAGTAACATGGGAGGCTAATTGGGAAAATGTTATTGTTGAGATTGATTGTGCTCTAACTATCAAAGGTATCCATAGTGATATTAGAGGGCATTCAAATAGAGATTTGGTGATACGAATCCAAGAACTGTGTATAAATGAGTGGAGAGTAGTCATTAAACAAATACCGAGGGCGATGAATCGTGTCTCTGATATTTTGGTTAACCTAATGAAAGGTTTTCCTATTGGTGTTCGAATTT is part of the Gossypium hirsutum isolate 1008001.06 chromosome D11, Gossypium_hirsutum_v2.1, whole genome shotgun sequence genome and encodes:
- the LOC107930926 gene encoding long chain acyl-CoA synthetase 7, peroxisomal, with protein sequence MESPAQRRLNAIQSHLLPSAVSAAEDESLIGRNVTSSSSSPPFFVDQQYSVILPEKLQTGKWNVYRSARSPMKLLSRFDDHPEIGTLHENFVHAVETFRDYKYLGTRIRVDGTVGEYKWMTFGEAATAREAIGSGLRYYGLEQGACVGLYFINRPEWLVVDHACSAYSYISVPLYDTLGPDAVKFVVNHSGIKAIFCVPETLNTLLSFISSIPSVRLIVVVGGADEHLPSLPSTPGVKFVSYLKLLGQGRRNLQPFCPPKPDDVATICYTSGTTGTPKGVVLTHGNLIANASAFCRKVKFYSSDVYISYLPLAHIYERSNQVICCNNGVGVGFYQGDNLKLMDDLAALRPTIFCSVPRLYNRIYAGITNAVSTSGALKERLFRAAYNSKRQAIMNGRNASPIWDKLVFNKIKEKLGGRVRILGSGASPLSPDVMDFLRVCFGCMLIEGYGMTETSCIITLMDVGDVLAGHVGSPHAACEVKLVDVPEMNYTSEDEPYPRGEICVRGPIVFQGYYKDEVQTREVFDDDGWFHTGDIGLWLPGGRLRIIDRKKNIFKLAQGEYIAPEKIENVYAKCKFVSQCFVYGDSFNSSLVAVVAVEPDVLRDWAASEGIQYEDLRQLCNDPRARNAVLAEMDDVGREAQLRGFEFAKAVTLVPEQFTLENGLLTPTFKIKRSQAKEYFAKAIANMYAELSTSEPAPSKL